Proteins from a single region of Abyssalbus ytuae:
- a CDS encoding glycosyl hydrolase family 8, translating to MNKFYIATCCKQVLFTVFVCVSGFFYAQNKPFPQQLNFQGCIKPSNVSQSQMNTAIQNLYDSYKNSYLRQAPDASDQYYMLAQGNPPSSSDATVSEQHGYAMITMALMAGHDPDAKLYFDGMYKLYNRFRSNLNNNFMSWKITSNGSTLQGGQSAATDGDMDIAYSLLLAHDQWGGGPSGMSVTYLDEAKRIINALHGTNGEISNTTYRTLLGDWSSNQWATRSSDWMIDHMRAFKNATGDSFWENAENEVYNCIADLTGTGKPGANTGLVPDFATNDPAVPDSSGGGTGESYADKYYWNGCRYPWRIAMGYQHYGSVQAKNAITKLLDWATGSPTNGNPGNFNGGYNLDGTTIGNDTGELAFVGPITLAATVDSQYQSFLNTGWSQLVNLSGSDAYNDAIGLLSMLSISGNWWIPGADNNPDPDPDPAGEDITDLGGTVTSEYTDYPPDEGFTNLIDNDVTTKYLTFNASGWIQYEVPDAYIVTGYTISSANDVPDRDPYNWTFLGSNDGTNWTTLDTRSGEDFPDRYQTRAFEFNNSQPFSYYRFNLTNNSGNILQLSEIEIFGELYSGNDGFSTRIEAEDYTYMSGIEVEDCSEGGLNIGYIDAGDWMVWEVNLPVSGTYTVEYRVASESGGGTIQLEKAGGTPVYGTITVPATGDWQNWTTISHSVTLEAGAQEIAIAVPVGGYNINWLQITSQSNMTSKIIQDKLSSEISVYPLMVNDIIYIEGLAVEASVKIVDLEGRILLEKKTIPEDGILNISSIDSGIKILIIHYQGIKKTIKFIKK from the coding sequence ATGAACAAGTTTTACATAGCTACCTGTTGTAAACAGGTATTGTTTACAGTATTTGTATGTGTTTCAGGTTTTTTTTATGCCCAAAATAAACCTTTCCCTCAACAATTAAACTTTCAGGGATGTATTAAGCCAAGTAATGTATCACAGTCTCAAATGAACACAGCTATCCAAAATTTATATGATAGTTATAAAAATAGTTATTTGAGGCAGGCACCTGATGCTTCCGATCAGTATTATATGCTGGCACAGGGAAATCCACCTTCCTCTTCTGATGCCACAGTATCAGAACAACACGGATATGCGATGATAACTATGGCTCTTATGGCAGGTCACGATCCTGATGCAAAACTATATTTTGATGGCATGTACAAATTATATAACCGCTTTCGCTCTAACCTGAACAATAATTTTATGTCGTGGAAAATTACCAGCAATGGTTCTACCCTGCAGGGAGGACAATCAGCAGCTACTGATGGTGATATGGATATTGCATATTCCTTATTACTTGCCCATGACCAATGGGGAGGCGGGCCTTCAGGTATGTCCGTGACTTATCTGGATGAAGCAAAACGGATCATTAATGCCCTTCATGGCACTAACGGCGAAATTAGTAACACAACTTACAGGACTTTATTAGGTGACTGGTCGTCAAACCAATGGGCAACACGTTCATCAGACTGGATGATTGACCATATGAGAGCATTTAAAAATGCTACAGGCGACAGTTTTTGGGAAAATGCAGAAAATGAAGTTTATAATTGCATTGCCGATTTGACCGGAACAGGAAAACCAGGAGCAAATACAGGACTGGTTCCTGATTTTGCAACTAATGATCCTGCTGTCCCCGACTCTTCGGGTGGAGGTACTGGCGAAAGTTATGCAGATAAATATTATTGGAACGGATGTCGTTATCCATGGCGTATAGCAATGGGATATCAACATTATGGCTCTGTTCAGGCAAAAAATGCTATTACTAAACTATTAGACTGGGCTACCGGTTCCCCAACAAATGGTAATCCGGGAAATTTCAACGGAGGTTATAATTTAGATGGAACAACAATTGGTAATGATACCGGTGAACTTGCCTTTGTAGGTCCTATCACCCTCGCTGCCACAGTAGATTCCCAATATCAATCCTTTTTAAATACAGGATGGAGCCAGTTGGTCAATTTATCCGGTAGCGATGCCTACAATGATGCAATCGGGTTATTATCCATGCTATCCATCTCAGGAAACTGGTGGATTCCGGGAGCAGATAATAATCCTGATCCTGATCCCGATCCGGCCGGAGAAGATATTACAGATTTAGGAGGAACTGTTACCTCCGAATATACAGATTATCCTCCGGATGAAGGATTTACCAACCTCATTGATAATGATGTTACTACCAAATATCTAACATTTAATGCGTCCGGATGGATACAATACGAGGTTCCCGATGCTTATATTGTAACAGGCTATACCATCAGTTCGGCTAATGATGTCCCGGATCGTGATCCTTACAACTGGACTTTTCTGGGTTCTAATGACGGTACTAACTGGACAACTTTAGATACCCGTTCCGGAGAAGATTTTCCGGACCGTTACCAAACCAGGGCTTTTGAATTCAATAATTCACAGCCGTTCAGTTATTACAGGTTTAATTTAACCAATAACAGCGGAAATATTTTACAGCTATCGGAAATAGAGATATTTGGGGAACTTTATTCGGGAAATGATGGTTTTTCAACTAGAATTGAAGCAGAAGATTATACGTACATGAGCGGCATTGAAGTAGAAGATTGCAGTGAAGGAGGTTTAAACATAGGATATATAGATGCAGGAGACTGGATGGTATGGGAAGTTAATTTACCCGTATCAGGAACTTACACAGTTGAATACCGTGTAGCCAGTGAAAGTGGAGGAGGTACCATTCAACTGGAAAAAGCGGGTGGCACTCCTGTATACGGAACCATTACCGTACCTGCAACCGGTGACTGGCAAAACTGGACTACTATATCTCACTCCGTTACCCTTGAAGCCGGTGCCCAGGAAATTGCTATAGCAGTTCCTGTTGGCGGATATAATATTAACTGGTTGCAAATTACCTCGCAAAGTAATATGACGTCAAAAATTATACAGGATAAACTTTCCTCTGAAATAAGTGTCTATCCTCTGATGGTAAATGATATTATTTATATTGAAGGACTTGCAGTAGAGGCTTCGGTAAAAATTGTCGATTTGGAAGGAAGAATACTGTTAGAGAAGAAAACTATTCCTGAAGACGGCATATTAAATATTTCTTCCATTGATTCCGGAATAAAAATATTGATAATTCATTACCAGGGAATCAAAAAAACAATCAAATTTATCAAAAAATAA
- a CDS encoding TonB-dependent receptor produces MIYKMLGAFLSISLCSSSLLAQQSFTIKGVVINSNTMEPVTEVNIKGENLFAISSFNGEFFISNISKGRYHLKISHIGYITEYMTIEVDRNIDNIVIKLKESVTNLEEVQVLGKTKNQKAKELPVITYEVSKGFLNQNRENSLMQTLQKIPGVSTINIGSGQSKPLIRGLGFNRVSVVQNGVKHEAQQWGADHGLEIDQYDIENIQIIKGPASLLFGSDAVAGVVDIQSPEIPQPHSFQGEVNLLGETNNNLLGVSAGVTGRKDKWFYRGRLTFRDYGDYKVPTDKINYENYIFELHENHLRNTAGTEANSAFSLGFLSGKVKSETFISNVYARNGFFANAHGLEVRSSNIDYDRSDRDIDLPFHEVNHFKIINNTSVYQDKHTLHLDFGYQHNHREEHSEPAPHGYMPNPPDTKEREFIKNTWSLNTKNTRKINDNQEVVFGLNAEFQDNQIGGWGFLIPEYTRFTAGVFVYDHFKIKEKIHLQGGLRYDFGVIDTKAYYDWYPSTVNNSDGSTSYIYLQRAQNKNLNFNNISGSVGISYIRDKITYKLNIGKSFRIPLANELASDGVNYHMYRYEKGNLNLKPEESYQIDIDLDYSTKNFSFGINPFVNLFENFIYLNPTPDYYETLQIYEYTQSKVLRVGGELKFGYALTENLRIDASAEYVYSRQRSGPKKNFTLPFSPPLSGLVSANYQFKKDLFCFKNIRVIADYRLTEKQDEIVPPEEKTEGYQVLNLAFLSSINLFNSEKQTGLRFKLNNVFNTKYFNHTSFYRLIDVPEAGRNISLSLTIPF; encoded by the coding sequence ATGATATATAAAATGCTGGGAGCTTTTCTGTCTATCAGCTTATGCTCCTCCTCTTTACTTGCACAACAATCTTTTACAATAAAAGGTGTGGTAATAAACTCTAATACCATGGAGCCAGTAACGGAAGTAAATATTAAAGGTGAAAACCTTTTTGCCATATCTTCTTTTAATGGTGAATTCTTTATAAGTAATATATCTAAAGGAAGATATCACTTAAAAATAAGTCATATAGGTTATATAACAGAATACATGACTATTGAAGTAGACCGGAATATAGATAATATTGTCATAAAACTTAAAGAATCTGTTACCAACTTAGAAGAAGTACAGGTACTTGGAAAAACAAAGAATCAAAAAGCCAAAGAACTACCCGTGATCACTTATGAAGTTTCAAAAGGTTTTCTTAACCAAAACAGAGAAAACAGTTTGATGCAAACTTTACAAAAAATTCCGGGGGTAAGTACTATCAACATCGGATCTGGACAGTCCAAACCTCTTATAAGAGGATTAGGATTTAACAGGGTAAGTGTTGTGCAGAATGGAGTAAAACATGAAGCCCAGCAATGGGGAGCTGACCATGGGTTGGAAATAGATCAATACGATATTGAAAACATCCAAATTATAAAAGGACCGGCATCCCTGTTGTTTGGTTCTGATGCTGTTGCCGGAGTGGTCGATATTCAATCTCCGGAAATCCCTCAACCTCATTCTTTCCAGGGTGAAGTAAATCTGCTTGGAGAAACAAATAACAATTTGTTGGGAGTATCGGCCGGGGTTACGGGCAGAAAAGACAAGTGGTTTTACAGGGGGCGATTAACATTCAGGGATTATGGTGATTATAAAGTTCCTACGGATAAAATAAACTATGAAAATTACATTTTCGAACTCCATGAAAATCATTTAAGAAATACTGCCGGTACCGAAGCTAATTCAGCGTTTAGCCTGGGATTTCTTTCCGGTAAGGTAAAATCAGAAACTTTTATTAGTAATGTTTATGCCAGGAATGGATTTTTTGCTAATGCACATGGACTTGAAGTGAGATCCTCAAATATTGACTATGATAGGTCTGACAGGGATATTGATTTGCCTTTCCACGAAGTAAATCATTTCAAGATTATTAACAATACTTCTGTTTATCAGGATAAGCACACACTGCATTTGGATTTCGGTTATCAGCACAATCATCGTGAAGAGCATTCAGAACCAGCTCCACATGGCTATATGCCCAATCCACCTGATACTAAAGAAAGAGAGTTTATTAAAAACACATGGTCTCTTAATACTAAGAATACACGTAAAATTAATGATAATCAGGAAGTGGTATTTGGATTGAATGCAGAATTTCAGGATAACCAAATTGGCGGCTGGGGCTTTCTAATTCCCGAATACACTCGTTTTACGGCAGGAGTTTTTGTTTATGATCACTTTAAAATAAAAGAGAAAATTCACTTGCAGGGAGGTTTACGCTATGATTTTGGGGTTATTGATACCAAGGCTTATTACGACTGGTATCCTTCCACTGTAAACAATAGTGATGGATCTACTTCTTATATCTATTTACAGAGGGCTCAAAATAAAAATCTCAATTTCAATAACATAAGTGGTTCAGTAGGAATAAGCTATATAAGAGATAAAATCACTTATAAATTAAATATAGGTAAAAGCTTTAGAATTCCTCTGGCCAATGAACTAGCTTCCGATGGGGTAAATTATCATATGTATAGGTATGAAAAAGGAAATTTAAACTTAAAACCAGAAGAATCCTATCAAATAGATATTGATTTAGATTATTCAACAAAGAATTTTAGCTTCGGAATAAATCCTTTTGTAAATCTTTTTGAAAACTTTATTTATCTCAACCCTACTCCAGACTATTATGAAACCTTGCAAATTTACGAATACACACAGAGCAAAGTCTTAAGAGTAGGAGGAGAATTGAAGTTTGGCTATGCCCTAACTGAAAATTTGAGAATAGACGCTTCTGCAGAATATGTGTATTCCAGACAGAGGAGCGGGCCAAAAAAGAACTTCACCTTGCCATTTTCACCACCATTATCGGGATTGGTTTCTGCCAACTACCAATTCAAAAAAGACCTTTTTTGCTTTAAGAATATAAGAGTTATAGCAGATTACCGCCTTACCGAAAAGCAAGATGAAATTGTTCCCCCGGAAGAAAAAACAGAGGGTTATCAAGTTTTGAACCTGGCATTTTTAAGCAGTATTAACCTGTTCAATTCTGAAAAGCAAACCGGGTTACGCTTTAAACTTAATAATGTATTTAACACAAAATATTTTAACCATACCAGCTTTTACAGGTTAATCGATGTCCCTGAAGCTGGTCGAAATATTTCATTGTCCCTGACAATACCATTTTAA
- a CDS encoding DUF4625 domain-containing protein encodes MKKNFILYLIALLAFLITSCNNDDDDAQLPTPTINEVEIGSDNQGIIGRDFHFNIEVVAGNMIDLVQININPREDEIYSHNWSFEIIWDEFKGIKNATVHKHFDVPEDAAEGKYDFIITVTDENGTKLEETFEVEIIDPANLPVDPKLSVVFRNQGNLIVINEEYEEPEEGVVFVKNDTLSNFLYVENVKDAGKMYILMIKKSLNHRPETIDDVDFSKAIVMDTYEHSGWENISTFYNSVVNVRSAPKLVVGTTHDNNVPNPNPVDGDKIWENTEYYYGAVYTNTTHNLSIHHYIEVTVEGF; translated from the coding sequence ATGAAAAAGAATTTTATACTTTATCTAATAGCTCTTTTGGCCTTTTTAATAACATCATGCAATAATGATGATGATGACGCTCAACTCCCTACTCCTACTATTAATGAAGTAGAAATAGGATCCGATAATCAAGGTATTATTGGCAGAGATTTTCATTTTAATATAGAGGTTGTAGCAGGTAATATGATTGATCTAGTACAGATTAATATCAATCCTCGCGAAGATGAAATCTATAGTCATAACTGGTCATTTGAAATTATATGGGACGAATTTAAAGGCATTAAAAATGCTACTGTGCACAAACACTTTGATGTACCTGAAGATGCAGCCGAAGGAAAATATGACTTTATTATTACAGTAACAGACGAAAACGGCACAAAACTGGAAGAAACTTTTGAAGTGGAAATTATTGATCCGGCCAATCTCCCGGTAGATCCAAAACTCTCTGTTGTTTTTAGAAATCAAGGTAATCTTATTGTTATAAATGAAGAATATGAAGAACCGGAAGAAGGAGTCGTATTTGTAAAAAATGACACTTTAAGCAATTTTTTATATGTTGAGAATGTAAAAGATGCTGGAAAAATGTACATCTTAATGATTAAGAAAAGTCTCAACCATCGTCCCGAAACTATTGATGATGTTGATTTTTCAAAAGCAATTGTTATGGATACCTACGAACATAGTGGTTGGGAAAATATATCTACTTTCTACAATTCTGTTGTTAATGTTCGAAGTGCTCCAAAACTTGTTGTTGGTACCACTCATGATAATAATGTACCAAACCCAAACCCGGTAGATGGTGATAAAATTTGGGAAAATACTGAATATTATTATGGTGCGGTTTATACCAATACCACTCATAATCTTAGTATACATCATTACATTGAGGTAACTGTTGAGGGGTTTTAA
- a CDS encoding type 1 periplasmic binding fold superfamily protein, with protein sequence MNTHKWLTFFALGAVLVSCSSDDDNPEPVNEEEVITTLTVTLTPQGGTPVILESKDLDGDGPNDPVITVSGNLAANTTYNGTIVLLNETETPAEDITEEVEEEAEEHQFFYEIRDNLDATVAYDDTEADYPPNTGTNPVGLSFILTAGNASTGSFRVTLKHEPNKDATGVADGDITNAGGETDIDQTFNLTIE encoded by the coding sequence ATGAACACACACAAATGGTTAACCTTTTTTGCTCTTGGAGCTGTATTAGTTTCATGTAGTAGTGATGACGATAATCCCGAACCCGTAAATGAAGAAGAAGTAATTACGACTTTAACAGTAACTTTAACCCCGCAAGGAGGTACCCCTGTTATTCTTGAAAGTAAAGACCTTGACGGAGACGGACCGAATGATCCGGTAATTACAGTTTCCGGCAATCTGGCTGCAAACACAACTTATAATGGTACAATTGTGCTGTTAAACGAAACGGAAACTCCTGCCGAGGATATTACCGAAGAAGTGGAGGAAGAAGCTGAAGAGCATCAGTTTTTCTATGAAATTCGTGACAATCTTGATGCAACTGTAGCCTATGACGATACAGAAGCCGATTATCCTCCAAACACCGGAACAAATCCTGTGGGATTAAGTTTCATCCTGACCGCAGGAAATGCCAGTACAGGTAGCTTTAGAGTAACTCTTAAACATGAACCTAATAAAGATGCTACAGGAGTAGCCGATGGAGATATTACTAATGCCGGTGGCGAAACGGATATTGACCAGACATTTAATCTGACAATAGAATAA
- a CDS encoding S41 family peptidase, whose product MKKIFTVLVLLLTLKLFSQDLIKKYDSLVSAEELKADLAEWFDWIHATHPDLTYTIKDIDSFYKNFDSLKNSINSPLTRLEFWCRLSKFNHQLSDGHFIAGSFNASYLKDFIKNNGLLFPFEVVFNEDKLLIKSDLGNDNPNKYTSWEITSINGIAISEIIQDLLLRINGDNELHRKALLERKFAYHYLLLYGEKKKFKIEMTSGNNSQKSISMKGSNTLPGYYKRREKFSRNFNFTIIDNKNALLTLKSFNWKDKERYFRFTDSVFKQLKEKNIEHLIIDIRENGGGDDDMWMKGILKYIADKPYRWGSKYKSKILLKYRDEGQVVGHIETGELNRFIPVNEKTPYKFQGKVSVLIGPFTYSSSILFANTVQDFDFATLVGLPTGGKNGQTGGIQSKILKNSQLKMICPRFILERPKGGNPLDPVIPDTIIRYNKINPDSLISEILIKN is encoded by the coding sequence ATGAAAAAAATATTTACAGTTTTAGTACTGTTACTCACCCTTAAATTATTCAGTCAGGATTTAATAAAAAAGTACGATTCATTAGTATCTGCAGAGGAGTTAAAGGCCGATTTAGCTGAATGGTTTGATTGGATTCATGCCACCCATCCTGACCTGACTTATACAATTAAAGATATAGATAGTTTTTATAAAAATTTTGATTCTCTTAAAAATAGCATTAATTCTCCTCTTACCCGTTTGGAATTCTGGTGTCGATTATCAAAATTCAATCATCAGTTATCTGATGGACATTTTATTGCAGGTAGTTTTAATGCCAGCTACCTGAAAGATTTTATAAAGAACAATGGCCTCCTTTTTCCGTTTGAAGTGGTTTTTAATGAGGACAAACTTCTTATAAAAAGTGATTTAGGCAATGATAATCCTAATAAATATACTTCCTGGGAAATTACCAGCATTAATGGCATTGCAATAAGCGAAATTATTCAAGATCTGTTATTGCGAATCAATGGTGACAATGAACTACACAGGAAGGCACTCTTAGAACGAAAATTTGCTTACCATTATCTTCTTCTTTATGGAGAAAAAAAGAAATTTAAAATTGAAATGACATCAGGCAATAACTCTCAAAAAAGTATCAGTATGAAAGGCTCCAATACCTTACCTGGTTATTACAAACGTCGCGAAAAATTCTCTCGTAATTTTAATTTCACGATTATTGACAATAAAAATGCTCTTTTAACTCTCAAATCCTTTAACTGGAAAGATAAAGAACGGTACTTTCGTTTTACTGATTCTGTATTCAAACAACTTAAAGAGAAAAATATTGAACATTTGATAATAGATATACGTGAAAATGGTGGTGGCGATGATGATATGTGGATGAAAGGCATTTTGAAATATATAGCAGATAAACCTTACAGGTGGGGATCAAAATACAAATCAAAAATATTACTGAAATACAGGGACGAAGGACAGGTTGTAGGCCATATTGAAACTGGAGAATTAAACAGGTTCATCCCCGTAAATGAAAAAACACCTTATAAATTTCAGGGTAAAGTATCGGTTTTAATTGGTCCTTTTACTTATTCTTCTTCTATTTTATTTGCCAATACAGTACAAGATTTTGATTTTGCCACCTTAGTAGGTCTTCCTACTGGAGGAAAAAACGGGCAAACAGGTGGAATTCAATCAAAAATTTTAAAAAACAGCCAGCTAAAAATGATATGTCCACGGTTTATTCTTGAACGACCTAAAGGAGGAAATCCTCTAGACCCTGTTATACCGGATACAATCATCCGGTATAATAAAATTAACCCTGATTCTTTAATCTCTGAAATTTTAATTAAGAATTAA
- a CDS encoding DUF4625 domain-containing protein has translation MKRSFFLLLSTLALFMQSSCSGDDSADKDETKPEITINYNEGFPQACDQLARGETYHFRAMITDNMELASYSLDIHNNFDHHTHDDQGAQCELDPVKEAVNPMIFMENYSVSEGLTSYEINIEITVPNEVDTGDYHCTYSVTDKTGWQSRTSIDIKIVE, from the coding sequence ATGAAAAGATCGTTTTTTTTATTACTGAGTACACTTGCCCTATTCATGCAAAGTTCTTGTTCGGGTGATGATAGTGCCGACAAAGATGAAACAAAACCTGAAATAACGATCAATTATAATGAGGGATTCCCCCAAGCCTGTGACCAATTGGCAAGGGGGGAAACCTACCATTTCAGGGCTATGATCACTGATAATATGGAGTTAGCTTCGTATAGTCTGGATATTCATAATAATTTTGATCATCACACTCATGATGATCAAGGTGCGCAATGTGAACTTGATCCTGTCAAAGAGGCTGTAAATCCTATGATTTTTATGGAAAACTATAGCGTGAGTGAAGGGCTAACATCTTATGAAATAAATATAGAAATTACTGTGCCAAATGAGGTGGATACAGGGGATTACCATTGTACGTACTCCGTAACTGACAAAACAGGCTGGCAAAGCAGGACTTCTATAGACATTAAAATCGTTGAATAA
- a CDS encoding DUF4625 domain-containing protein has product MKTNLKHLGIVAFLGITLYSCSSDDDDPNYAAPVISDMEVGIGNSHVGYVGSDLHVEAEVVAEGTISTIDVEIHMENESAGWVYEYTYEEFSGLLNTTFHKHIDIPEGTTTGEYHFHFTVTDIQGNQTTVEEHIDIEEIDDTEAPVINITAAPSENQEFASGETISISGKITDNLALAGMLVALVRTEDNISDADVSGSNTSVIVMLHTHDFEDPDEVEFQASINVGAEYDNNMTPALIEGDNAWQSGNYYILIKTKDANGNGTASEHYPITINI; this is encoded by the coding sequence ATGAAAACAAATTTAAAACATTTAGGAATCGTAGCATTTTTAGGAATTACCCTGTATTCTTGTAGTAGTGATGATGATGACCCTAACTATGCAGCACCTGTTATATCTGATATGGAAGTGGGAATAGGAAACAGCCATGTGGGCTATGTTGGTTCCGATCTGCATGTAGAAGCTGAAGTAGTTGCTGAGGGAACCATTAGTACTATTGATGTGGAAATCCATATGGAAAACGAATCGGCCGGTTGGGTTTACGAATACACTTATGAGGAATTTTCCGGGCTTCTGAACACTACTTTCCATAAGCATATCGATATTCCCGAAGGTACAACCACAGGAGAATACCACTTTCATTTTACAGTCACCGATATACAAGGTAATCAGACCACAGTGGAGGAGCATATTGATATTGAAGAAATTGATGATACTGAAGCACCGGTAATAAATATTACAGCTGCCCCTTCTGAGAATCAGGAATTTGCTTCCGGAGAAACCATTAGCATTTCCGGAAAAATAACCGATAATCTTGCTTTAGCCGGCATGCTTGTAGCCCTGGTAAGAACTGAAGATAATATTTCTGATGCTGATGTCTCCGGATCTAACACTTCGGTAATTGTAATGCTGCATACTCATGATTTTGAGGATCCTGATGAAGTTGAATTTCAAGCTTCCATTAATGTGGGTGCCGAATACGACAACAATATGACTCCGGCTTTGATAGAAGGTGATAATGCATGGCAGTCAGGCAATTATTATATTTTGATAAAAACCAAGGATGCCAATGGAAATGGAACAGCTTCTGAACATTATCCTATCACCATTAATATTTAA
- a CDS encoding Lrp/AsnC family transcriptional regulator, giving the protein MVDKIDVKILEVLKNNSRLSFAEIGRMINLSPSSVRERIQKLEDSQIILGYNVNLNYKLLEYDLEAFILVKVFHGKLTSFLNVLNHIEEIVEAHRIIGNQNVHLKVLLKNQIHLQELIDRLMAFGDTQTLLVLSKVK; this is encoded by the coding sequence ATGGTAGATAAAATAGATGTTAAGATTTTAGAAGTTTTAAAAAACAACTCACGTTTATCTTTTGCAGAAATAGGGAGAATGATTAATCTTTCGCCCTCCTCGGTAAGAGAGAGAATTCAAAAACTGGAAGACAGTCAAATTATACTCGGTTATAATGTAAATCTGAATTATAAATTGTTGGAATATGATTTGGAAGCTTTTATTTTAGTTAAAGTGTTTCATGGAAAATTAACTTCATTTTTAAATGTATTGAATCATATAGAAGAAATTGTAGAAGCACATCGTATTATAGGAAATCAAAATGTACATCTTAAAGTATTATTAAAAAATCAGATACATCTTCAGGAATTAATTGACCGCCTGATGGCTTTTGGTGATACTCAAACTTTATTAGTATTATCAAAAGTAAAATAG